A single Actinomadura algeriensis DNA region contains:
- a CDS encoding MFS transporter produces MSVTRAPGLEGVPLEEARPHRSAAPARPPWRRWADPRHPVTAAALTAAVLHLLWALLVATEGGDLAAQAAWTDFAAGHPGAAYSFSWYGGMHPASYSVVSPYVMALFGIRTVATVTGVLSAILTAHLLVRFRAPVALPAAVWAAFALACNSASGRTTFGLGLTFALAATILVFTRRGTPVLRGAGMVACSVLASLASPVAGLFLLVPAGALVLTRRFRVAVAVGVGLPIVSGTTSVLFPFSGVQPISFDAIVLPTIASVLAILFCAPATWRFVRLAAGVYLAGILLTWLIPSPVGSNVERLSLLFGGALLLVAIGRARGRARLTALSLAFVVTAAWQVVKPVDDLVHTEPAGRAADHARGLVAELEALDADESRIEVVPLRSHWESSGLARGFVLARGWNRQVDAERHGLFYEDGALTAESYRDWLHEWAVKWVVLPAQEVDWAAEGEAALVRSEPAYLAEVWRDDHWRLFRVRHATPLVDAPGTVARLNAGELVVDMPSAGSVLVRVAWSPWLDVTGPGAGCLRREGEFVRMRVPAAGRYTLAARYGALGHGTHCS; encoded by the coding sequence GTGAGCGTCACGCGAGCGCCCGGGCTGGAGGGCGTCCCGCTCGAGGAGGCGAGGCCGCACCGTTCCGCCGCGCCCGCGCGGCCGCCGTGGCGGCGCTGGGCCGACCCGCGGCATCCGGTGACCGCGGCGGCGCTGACGGCGGCGGTCCTGCATCTGCTGTGGGCGCTGTTGGTGGCGACCGAGGGCGGCGACCTCGCCGCCCAGGCCGCCTGGACGGACTTCGCCGCCGGGCATCCCGGCGCGGCGTACAGCTTCTCCTGGTACGGGGGGATGCATCCCGCCTCCTACAGCGTCGTGTCCCCGTACGTGATGGCGCTGTTCGGGATTCGGACGGTCGCGACCGTGACGGGCGTCCTGTCGGCGATCCTGACCGCGCACCTGCTGGTGCGGTTCCGCGCGCCGGTGGCGCTGCCCGCCGCCGTGTGGGCGGCGTTCGCGCTGGCCTGCAACAGCGCGTCCGGGCGCACCACGTTCGGGCTCGGGCTGACGTTCGCGCTCGCCGCGACGATCCTGGTGTTCACGCGGCGCGGGACGCCCGTCCTGCGGGGCGCCGGGATGGTCGCGTGCAGCGTGCTCGCGTCGCTGGCCAGCCCGGTCGCGGGCCTGTTCCTGCTGGTGCCGGCGGGTGCGCTGGTCCTGACGCGACGGTTCCGGGTCGCGGTCGCGGTCGGGGTGGGGCTGCCGATCGTGTCCGGCACGACGAGCGTGCTGTTCCCGTTCAGCGGGGTGCAGCCGATCTCGTTCGACGCGATCGTGCTGCCGACGATCGCGAGCGTCCTCGCGATCCTGTTCTGCGCGCCCGCGACGTGGCGGTTCGTCCGGCTCGCGGCGGGCGTCTACCTCGCCGGGATCCTGCTGACGTGGCTCATCCCGTCGCCGGTGGGCAGCAACGTCGAGCGGCTGTCGCTGCTGTTCGGCGGCGCGCTGCTGCTCGTCGCCATCGGTCGCGCGCGGGGCCGGGCGCGGCTGACCGCGCTGTCGCTGGCGTTCGTCGTGACGGCCGCCTGGCAGGTCGTGAAGCCCGTGGACGACCTCGTCCACACCGAGCCCGCCGGGCGGGCCGCCGACCACGCGCGCGGGCTCGTCGCCGAACTGGAGGCCCTGGACGCGGACGAGAGCCGCATCGAGGTCGTGCCGCTGCGGTCGCACTGGGAGTCGTCGGGGCTGGCCCGCGGCTTCGTCCTGGCGCGCGGCTGGAACCGGCAGGTCGACGCCGAACGCCACGGGCTGTTCTACGAGGACGGGGCGCTCACCGCCGAGTCGTACCGCGACTGGCTGCACGAGTGGGCGGTGAAGTGGGTCGTGCTGCCCGCGCAGGAGGTCGACTGGGCGGCCGAGGGCGAGGCCGCGCTCGTCCGGTCGGAACCGGCGTACCTCGCGGAGGTGTGGCGCGACGACCACTGGCGCCTGTTCCGCGTCCGGCACGCCACCCCGCTCGTGGACGCGCCGGGCACGGTGGCGCGGCTGAACGCGGGCGAGCTCGTCGTCGACATGCCGTCGGCGGGGTCGGTGCTGGTGCGC
- a CDS encoding primosomal protein N' → MTKAGGEAAGGGAELIPGLGDLPHAAPAKAGRPKKAAKKPPKKGAEVAAAELPVARVAVDIPLPHLDRPFDYLVPAKLDAEAVAGCRVRVRFRGQLVDGYLLERVAESDHEGALMYVERVTSPEPVLTPRIAALAREVADRYAGTFADVVRLAVPPRHARVEAEDPPEPPPPPEEDAGPGPWAEYPAGPSFLAALAGGRAPRAVWTALPGPRWTDAIARAVAMALRAGRGALVVLADGRDVARVDAALTAELGEGRHVALTAEPGPAERYRRWLAVLRGTARAVVGTRAAMFAPVADLGLVVLWDDGDDVHAEPHAPYPHPREVLALRAHRAGAAALIGGFTRTTEATRLVETGWAHALVPDRARIRRVMPRVRYLGEDAELARDAAARTARLPNMGFQAARRALEDGPVLVQVPRRGYVPGLACGRCRTPARCAACRGPLALPSSHAVPYCRWCGRIAGDWRCAECEFFQVRAVVVGAKRTAEELGRAFPGVPVRTSGRDAILGGIGDERALVVATPGAEPPAGDGYAAALLLDGWVLLGRPDLRAAEEALRRWMNAAALVRPGGPVVVAADGSLPPVQALVRWDPITFAERELAERRDAGFPPAVRMASLTGTPAAIRDLLGDARLPDGAEVLGPVPVPQAPGAQKGEGPERERALVRVHPRDGAALARALKAARGVRSARKAAEAVRVEIDPLELI, encoded by the coding sequence GTGACGAAGGCGGGCGGGGAAGCGGCGGGCGGGGGAGCGGAGCTGATCCCCGGGCTCGGCGATCTCCCGCACGCGGCGCCGGCGAAGGCCGGGCGGCCGAAGAAGGCCGCCAAGAAGCCCCCGAAGAAGGGGGCCGAGGTCGCCGCCGCGGAGCTGCCCGTCGCCCGGGTGGCGGTCGACATCCCGCTGCCGCACCTCGACCGGCCGTTCGACTACCTGGTGCCCGCCAAGCTGGACGCCGAGGCGGTCGCGGGGTGCCGGGTGCGGGTCCGGTTCCGGGGTCAGCTCGTGGACGGCTACCTGCTGGAGCGCGTCGCCGAGAGCGACCACGAGGGCGCCCTGATGTACGTGGAGCGGGTCACCTCGCCCGAACCGGTCCTCACCCCGCGGATCGCCGCGCTGGCCCGGGAGGTCGCCGACCGGTACGCCGGGACGTTCGCGGACGTCGTGCGGCTCGCCGTCCCGCCCCGGCACGCCCGCGTCGAGGCGGAGGACCCTCCGGAGCCGCCGCCCCCGCCGGAGGAGGACGCCGGGCCGGGGCCGTGGGCCGAGTACCCGGCGGGGCCGTCGTTCCTGGCCGCGCTGGCCGGGGGACGGGCGCCGCGCGCCGTGTGGACGGCGCTGCCGGGCCCCCGCTGGACGGACGCGATCGCGCGGGCCGTCGCGATGGCGCTGCGGGCCGGTCGCGGCGCGCTGGTCGTGCTGGCCGACGGCCGCGACGTGGCCCGGGTGGACGCCGCGCTCACCGCGGAGCTGGGGGAGGGACGGCACGTCGCGCTCACCGCCGAGCCGGGCCCCGCGGAGCGGTACCGCCGGTGGCTGGCCGTCCTGCGCGGGACGGCGCGGGCGGTGGTCGGGACGCGCGCGGCGATGTTCGCACCGGTCGCCGACCTGGGGCTGGTCGTGCTGTGGGACGACGGCGACGACGTGCACGCCGAGCCGCACGCGCCCTACCCGCATCCGCGCGAGGTGCTGGCGCTGCGGGCGCACCGGGCGGGCGCGGCGGCGCTGATCGGCGGGTTCACCCGGACGACCGAGGCGACCCGGCTGGTGGAGACCGGCTGGGCGCACGCGCTCGTCCCGGACCGGGCGCGGATCCGGCGGGTCATGCCGCGCGTCCGCTATCTCGGGGAGGACGCGGAGCTCGCCCGCGACGCCGCCGCCCGCACGGCGCGGCTGCCGAACATGGGGTTCCAGGCGGCGCGGCGCGCGCTGGAGGACGGCCCGGTGCTGGTGCAGGTGCCGAGGCGCGGGTACGTGCCGGGGCTGGCGTGCGGCCGGTGCCGGACGCCCGCGCGGTGCGCGGCGTGCCGGGGACCGCTGGCGCTGCCGTCGTCGCACGCGGTGCCCTACTGCCGGTGGTGCGGCCGGATCGCGGGCGACTGGCGCTGCGCCGAGTGCGAGTTCTTCCAGGTCCGCGCGGTGGTGGTGGGCGCGAAGCGGACGGCCGAGGAGCTGGGGCGCGCGTTCCCCGGGGTGCCGGTGCGCACGTCGGGACGGGACGCGATCCTCGGCGGGATCGGGGACGAGCGGGCGCTGGTGGTGGCGACGCCGGGGGCCGAGCCGCCCGCGGGCGACGGGTACGCGGCCGCGCTGCTGCTGGACGGCTGGGTGCTGCTGGGCCGCCCGGACCTGCGGGCCGCCGAGGAGGCGCTGCGCCGGTGGATGAACGCGGCGGCGCTCGTCCGTCCGGGCGGGCCGGTGGTCGTGGCGGCCGACGGGTCGCTGCCGCCGGTGCAGGCGCTCGTCCGGTGGGATCCGATCACGTTCGCCGAGCGGGAGCTGGCCGAGCGCCGCGACGCGGGGTTCCCGCCGGCGGTGCGGATGGCGTCGCTGACCGGCACGCCCGCCGCGATCCGCGACCTGCTGGGCGACGCCCGTCTCCCGGACGGCGCGGAGGTGCTGGGCCCCGTACCGGTTCCGCAGGCGCCCGGCGCGCAGAAGGGCGAGGGGCCCGAGCGGGAGCGGGCGCTCGTCCGCGTTCACCCGCGGGACGGGGCCGCGCTCGCGCGCGCGCTGAAGGCGGCCCGGGGTGTTCGCAGTGCGCGGAAGGCCGCGGAGGCCGTGCGGGTCGAGATCGACCCCCTGGAGCTGATCTGA
- the def gene encoding peptide deformylase produces the protein MAVKPIRLFGDPVLRTPAEPVKDFDKELRKLVKDLTDTMIDAPGAGLAAPQLGVGLRVFTYYVDDRLGHVVNPTLDLTDEQETDDEGCLSLPGLAFPTPRAVGVVAKGFNMHGEPITLEGTHLLARCVQHETDHLDGVIFIDRMDAAQRKAAMKAIREAEWFGDPAPVVKESPHRTFGKAL, from the coding sequence TTGGCCGTCAAGCCCATCCGCCTCTTCGGCGATCCCGTGCTGCGCACCCCCGCCGAGCCGGTGAAGGACTTCGACAAGGAGCTGCGCAAGCTCGTCAAGGACCTCACCGACACGATGATCGACGCCCCCGGGGCGGGGCTGGCCGCGCCGCAGCTCGGCGTCGGCCTGCGCGTGTTCACCTACTACGTGGACGACCGCCTCGGGCACGTCGTCAACCCCACCCTGGACCTGACCGACGAGCAGGAGACCGACGACGAGGGCTGCCTGTCGCTGCCCGGCCTGGCGTTCCCGACGCCCCGCGCGGTCGGCGTCGTCGCCAAGGGCTTCAACATGCACGGGGAGCCGATCACGCTGGAGGGCACGCACCTGCTGGCGCGCTGCGTCCAGCACGAGACCGACCACCTGGACGGCGTCATCTTCATCGACCGGATGGACGCCGCGCAGCGCAAGGCCGCGATGAAGGCGATCCGCGAGGCCGAGTGGTTCGGCGACCCGGCTCCGGTCGTGAAGGAGTCGCCGCACCGCACGTTCGGGAAGGCCCTCTGA
- the fmt gene encoding methionyl-tRNA formyltransferase: MRLVFAGTPDTALPSLDALLASDHEVAAVVTRPDGRAGRGRRVAASPVAERAAAAGIEVLKPAKARDPEFLDRLREIAPDCCPVVAYGALLPPAALGIPRHGWVNLHFSLLPAWRGAAPVQRAILHGDDVTGAATFEIEEGLDTGPVYGVLTEPIRPDDTSGDLLGRLADAGAGLLLDTMNGIEAGVLEARPQPAEGVSHAAKLTPEDARVDWTAPARHVDRLVRACTPAPGPWTEFRDARLKLGPVRPAPPDAAPLPPGRLRAGKKEVLVGTATHPVVLGDVQPPGKRPMRAADWARGAAITDEDALH, from the coding sequence ATGAGGCTCGTCTTCGCGGGGACGCCGGACACGGCGCTCCCGTCGCTGGACGCGCTGCTGGCCTCCGACCACGAGGTCGCCGCCGTCGTCACCCGCCCGGACGGGCGGGCGGGGCGGGGTCGCCGCGTCGCCGCGAGCCCCGTCGCCGAGCGCGCCGCCGCGGCCGGGATCGAGGTGCTCAAGCCGGCGAAGGCCCGCGACCCCGAGTTCCTCGACCGGCTGCGGGAGATCGCGCCCGACTGCTGCCCGGTCGTCGCCTACGGGGCGCTGCTGCCCCCCGCGGCCCTCGGCATCCCCCGGCACGGGTGGGTGAACCTGCACTTCTCGCTGCTGCCCGCGTGGCGGGGCGCGGCGCCCGTCCAGCGCGCGATCCTGCACGGCGACGACGTGACGGGCGCGGCCACGTTCGAGATCGAGGAGGGGCTCGACACCGGCCCCGTCTACGGGGTGCTGACCGAGCCGATCCGGCCGGACGACACCTCCGGCGACCTGCTCGGGCGGCTCGCCGACGCGGGGGCGGGGCTGCTGCTGGACACGATGAACGGGATCGAGGCGGGGGTGCTGGAGGCGCGCCCGCAGCCGGCGGAGGGCGTCTCGCACGCCGCGAAGCTCACCCCCGAGGACGCCCGCGTCGACTGGACGGCCCCGGCCCGGCACGTCGACCGGCTCGTTCGCGCCTGCACGCCCGCGCCGGGCCCGTGGACGGAGTTCCGGGACGCGCGGCTGAAGCTCGGCCCCGTCCGCCCGGCGCCGCCCGACGCCGCGCCGCTGCCGCCGGGGCGGCTGCGCGCGGGCAAGAAGGAAGTACTGGTCGGGACGGCCACGCACCCGGTCGTCCTCGGCGACGTCCAGCCGCCCGGCAAGCGGCCCATGCGCGCCGCCGACTGGGCCCGCGGCGCCGCCATCACCGATGAGGACGCGCTGCACTGA